In the Clostridium sporogenes genome, one interval contains:
- a CDS encoding oligopeptide transporter, OPT family yields the protein MENQKCKLAKEAYGGCKGENYEPFIPISEAMPETTGYSIILGIILACLFAAANTYLGLKVGLTISAGIPGAILATGILKGLFRRNNILEANMVSSLAAMGESIAGGIIFTLPALILWNSELSIATIVVVTIVGGLMGTFFITPLRRFLIVEEHGELVYPESMAAAEVLVTGSQGGEGFKTVVAGLGVGGAYKFLSGGFKLWSEQASYVFKSYQGTMISVDTLASLLGVGFIVGTEASLLMFGGSVIAWFGLIPLIKYLGAGLAAPLFPSTKLIVDMTAPEIWSSYIKYIGAGAVAMGGFISLAKSMPTIIKSFKQAMGGIGHGGKEDTSRINIEAPITWVLGAAVFGFALTWLFPMIRGGFIGGLLAVLFSFFFAVVSARMVGIIGASNNPVSGMTIATLLFVTTILKLTGVVGNEGLRKAILIGGVVCVAIAVAGGVAQSLKTTFIIGGTPRKVQIGMFVAIACSSGFAAIVVKMLHSAYGIGSADVSAPQASLMKMLVEGIMSAKLPWTLVLVGAAIAIFCELASIPILPVALGIYLPISLNSAILTGGILRVLVEKRFKKDEERKSESVEKGVLLASGLVAGDALIGIVIAVFATLNVNIAFGEKIMPTIASSNMVSFVVFILLGVWIYKFACSKKEVVCKKNKGANV from the coding sequence ATGGAAAATCAAAAATGTAAATTAGCAAAGGAAGCCTATGGTGGATGTAAAGGTGAAAATTATGAACCCTTTATACCTATTTCGGAAGCTATGCCAGAAACAACGGGATATTCTATTATTTTAGGTATTATACTTGCATGTTTATTTGCAGCTGCAAATACTTATTTAGGACTTAAAGTTGGTCTTACAATTTCAGCCGGTATACCTGGAGCTATACTTGCTACGGGTATATTAAAAGGATTATTTAGAAGAAATAATATTTTAGAAGCCAATATGGTATCTTCATTGGCAGCAATGGGTGAATCTATAGCAGGAGGAATCATTTTTACTCTTCCAGCATTAATTTTATGGAACTCTGAATTAAGTATTGCAACTATAGTGGTAGTTACAATAGTTGGTGGATTAATGGGAACATTTTTTATTACTCCACTTAGAAGATTTTTAATAGTAGAAGAACATGGTGAATTAGTTTACCCAGAAAGTATGGCAGCAGCAGAGGTTTTAGTTACAGGCAGTCAAGGTGGAGAAGGATTTAAAACAGTTGTAGCAGGTCTTGGCGTAGGTGGAGCTTATAAGTTTTTATCTGGAGGATTTAAGCTTTGGAGTGAACAAGCTTCCTATGTATTTAAATCTTATCAAGGGACTATGATAAGTGTAGATACACTAGCTTCTCTACTTGGTGTTGGATTTATAGTTGGTACTGAAGCATCTTTGTTGATGTTTGGCGGTTCTGTTATTGCATGGTTTGGATTAATACCATTGATTAAATATCTAGGAGCAGGCCTTGCAGCTCCATTATTTCCATCTACAAAGCTTATAGTGGATATGACAGCACCAGAAATATGGTCTAGTTATATTAAATATATAGGTGCTGGAGCAGTTGCTATGGGTGGATTTATTTCCCTTGCTAAATCAATGCCTACTATAATAAAAAGTTTTAAACAGGCAATGGGAGGAATAGGACATGGTGGAAAAGAAGATACTAGTAGAATAAATATTGAAGCACCAATAACTTGGGTGTTAGGAGCAGCAGTATTTGGATTTGCATTAACCTGGCTTTTTCCAATGATAAGAGGTGGTTTTATAGGCGGATTACTTGCAGTATTATTTAGTTTCTTTTTTGCAGTAGTATCTGCTAGAATGGTTGGTATAATAGGAGCATCTAATAATCCTGTATCTGGTATGACTATAGCCACTTTACTTTTTGTAACAACAATATTAAAACTAACAGGTGTTGTTGGAAATGAAGGATTAAGAAAAGCCATACTTATAGGCGGAGTAGTTTGTGTTGCTATAGCTGTAGCAGGAGGAGTGGCACAAAGCTTAAAAACAACGTTTATAATAGGTGGTACTCCTAGAAAAGTTCAAATTGGAATGTTTGTAGCAATAGCATGTTCTTCAGGTTTTGCAGCAATTGTTGTTAAAATGTTACATAGCGCTTATGGAATTGGCAGTGCAGATGTTTCAGCACCACAGGCTAGTTTAATGAAAATGTTAGTTGAGGGTATAATGTCAGCTAAACTCCCTTGGACATTAGTTTTAGTTGGAGCTGCTATAGCAATCTTTTGTGAACTTGCAAGCATACCAATTCTTCCAGTAGCTCTTGGTATTTATTTACCTATATCCTTAAATAGTGCAATATTAACTGGAGGAATATTAAGAGTATTAGTTGAAAAAAGATTCAAAAAAGATGAAGAAAGAAAATCAGAATCTGTTGAAAAGGGAGTACTTTTGGCATCAGGCCTTGTGGCAGGGGATGCACTTATAGGCATAGTTATAGCTGTATTTGCAACATTAAATGTAAATATAGCCTTTGGTGAAAAAATTATGCCAACAATTGCAAGTAGCAATATGGTATCATTTGTGGTCTTTATTTTATTAGGAGTTTGGATATATAAATTTGCATGTAGCAAAAAAGAAGTTGTGTGTAAGAAAAATAAAGGAGCTAATGTATAA
- a CDS encoding aminoacyl-histidine dipeptidase translates to MEVLNNLEPKSVFYFFEELTKIPHGSRNEKKISDFLVNFAKERNLEVYQDEVLNVIIKKPGTNGYESAPTVIIQGHMDMVCEKLKDTDHDFEKDPLKLRIEDDYIYATGTTLGGDDGIAIAYGLAILDSKDIEHPPIEFVATSNEEDGMEGAFALDTKNLKGEMLINIDGEEDGVFIISCAGGITATTKIKVEPEKCEKEAVEIRVVGLNGGHSGMEIVKQRGNANKLMGRLLYTLSKQFDFNIAHIEGGTKDNAIPRECAALITLDKNKIEEVKEILSKIQDDLKAEYRVQDPSVEIKVESSNKVDKHFGKTNTQSIIRFLTSVPDGVQSMSQDIKGLVESSLNTAIINTKEDEVEIISSIRSSVYSRKFEIADKIEALAEAVGGNVKKEGEYPGWEYDKDSKIRDISVLSYKNLFGEEPTITAIHAGLECGLFKETMKDTDMISFGPDIIDVHTANEHLKISSVEKYWKLLKEILKNIK, encoded by the coding sequence GTGGAAGTGTTAAATAATTTAGAACCTAAATCAGTATTTTATTTTTTTGAGGAATTAACTAAAATACCACATGGATCAAGAAATGAAAAAAAGATTAGTGATTTTTTAGTTAATTTTGCAAAGGAAAGAAATTTAGAGGTTTATCAAGATGAAGTACTAAATGTAATAATTAAAAAGCCAGGTACAAATGGATATGAAAGTGCACCAACTGTAATAATACAAGGTCATATGGATATGGTTTGTGAAAAATTAAAAGATACAGATCATGATTTTGAAAAAGATCCATTAAAATTAAGAATAGAAGATGACTATATTTATGCTACAGGAACAACATTAGGTGGAGATGATGGCATTGCTATAGCTTATGGTCTAGCAATATTAGATTCAAAAGATATAGAACATCCACCAATAGAATTTGTTGCTACAAGTAATGAAGAAGATGGCATGGAAGGAGCCTTTGCATTAGACACTAAAAATTTAAAGGGTGAAATGCTTATAAATATAGATGGAGAAGAAGATGGCGTATTCATAATAAGCTGTGCAGGTGGAATTACAGCTACTACAAAAATAAAAGTAGAACCAGAAAAATGTGAAAAGGAAGCTGTTGAAATAAGAGTAGTAGGTTTAAATGGTGGACATTCTGGAATGGAAATTGTTAAACAAAGAGGAAATGCAAATAAATTAATGGGTAGACTTTTATATACTTTAAGTAAGCAATTTGATTTTAATATTGCACATATAGAAGGCGGAACAAAAGATAATGCTATACCTAGAGAGTGCGCTGCCTTAATAACTTTAGATAAAAATAAAATAGAAGAAGTTAAAGAAATTTTAAGTAAAATTCAGGATGATTTAAAAGCTGAATATAGGGTACAAGATCCTTCAGTGGAAATAAAAGTTGAAAGTTCAAATAAAGTAGACAAGCATTTCGGTAAAACAAATACACAATCAATTATTAGATTTTTAACATCAGTTCCCGATGGGGTACAATCTATGAGTCAAGATATAAAAGGTCTTGTAGAGAGTAGCTTAAATACTGCAATAATAAATACAAAAGAAGATGAAGTTGAGATTATATCTTCTATAAGAAGTTCTGTTTATAGCAGAAAATTTGAAATAGCAGATAAAATTGAAGCATTAGCAGAAGCTGTTGGAGGCAATGTTAAAAAGGAAGGGGAATATCCAGGATGGGAATATGATAAGGATTCTAAAATAAGAGATATATCTGTATTATCTTATAAAAATTTATTTGGTGAAGAGCCAACTATAACAGCAATCCATGCAGGTCTTGAATGTGGTTTGTTTAAAGAAACTATGAAGGATACAGATATGATTAGCTTTGGGCCAGATATAATAGATGTCCATACAGCTAATGAGCATTTAAAAATATCTTCAGTTGAAAAATATTGGAAGCTCTTAAAAGAAATATTAAAAAATATCAAATAA
- a CDS encoding aminotransferase class I/II-fold pyridoxal phosphate-dependent enzyme, giving the protein MYSFRNDYSEGCHPRILKALTESNMIQEEGYGEDLHTKNAVSIIRTLVENKNVDIHLISGGTQTNLIAISAFLKPHEACICVHTGHIAGHETGAIEYTGHKVITVDSKDGKITTDKINEVLDSHNDEHFVKPKLVYISNSTEVGTVYNKEEMRNLSEFCKDKNLILYVDGARLGSALAVKESNLTLKDMCNFSDAFFIGGTKNGALIGEALVIKNEKLKEDFRYNIKQKGGLLAKGRVLGIQFEELFKENLYFELANHANEMANILTKGLKEANCKFFVESKSNQVFPILSNESIKILEEKFSFNIWEKVDDKNSAIRLVTSWATKKEAVLDFVQELKQL; this is encoded by the coding sequence ATGTATAGTTTTAGAAATGATTATAGTGAGGGATGTCATCCTAGAATTCTAAAGGCTTTAACAGAGTCAAATATGATTCAAGAGGAAGGGTATGGAGAAGATTTACATACTAAAAATGCTGTTTCTATAATAAGGACATTAGTAGAAAATAAAAATGTAGATATTCATCTTATATCTGGAGGAACTCAAACAAATTTAATCGCAATTAGTGCATTTTTAAAACCTCATGAAGCTTGTATATGTGTACATACAGGGCATATTGCAGGTCATGAAACTGGTGCTATTGAATATACTGGACATAAAGTAATTACTGTAGATTCAAAAGATGGAAAAATTACTACAGATAAAATTAATGAGGTATTAGATTCTCATAATGACGAGCATTTTGTAAAACCAAAGCTTGTCTATATTTCTAATTCAACAGAAGTTGGAACTGTATATAACAAAGAAGAAATGAGAAATTTAAGTGAATTTTGCAAGGATAAAAATCTTATTTTGTATGTAGACGGTGCAAGGCTTGGTTCTGCTCTTGCTGTTAAAGAATCAAACCTAACTTTAAAGGATATGTGTAACTTTTCAGATGCATTTTTTATTGGTGGAACTAAAAATGGAGCTCTTATTGGAGAAGCTTTAGTTATAAAAAATGAAAAATTAAAAGAAGATTTTAGATATAACATAAAACAAAAGGGTGGACTTCTTGCTAAGGGAAGAGTTTTAGGAATACAGTTTGAGGAACTATTTAAGGAGAATCTTTATTTTGAGCTTGCAAATCATGCAAATGAAATGGCAAATATTTTAACTAAAGGTTTAAAAGAAGCTAATTGTAAATTTTTTGTGGAATCTAAGAGTAATCAAGTTTTTCCTATTTTAAGTAATGAAAGCATTAAAATATTAGAAGAAAAATTTTCTTTTAATATTTGGGAAAAGGTGGACGATAAAAATTCTGCTATTAGATTAGTTACTTCCTGGGCAACAAAAAAAGAAGCGGTACTTGATTTTGTTCAGGAATTAAAACAATTATAA
- a CDS encoding SDR family NAD(P)-dependent oxidoreductase: MSKILITGAGSGLGKASSIALAKRGHKVYATTHRKSQAENLKEIALKENINKNIESFKLDISLKQDRDIVKNLDIDSLINNAAIGDSGSVSEVSIDKYRNVFETNIFSTLELTQIVFKNMIKKKEGRIIFLSSLSGRITIPFLSPYTSSKFALEGIVSSLKEEVKELDCCNINIILIEPGAYKTGFNQRNIDKQFVWMKEKSYFKDKLVKLKKKQYNYFELMEHKSFDSIVSQYINAIEDKSPKFRYKAPLVQSAFTQGQRILGK, translated from the coding sequence ATGAGTAAAATATTAATTACAGGTGCAGGTTCTGGTCTTGGGAAAGCTTCTTCTATTGCTTTAGCTAAAAGAGGGCACAAAGTTTATGCAACTACTCATAGGAAGTCTCAAGCAGAAAATTTAAAGGAGATAGCTTTAAAAGAAAATATAAATAAAAATATTGAAAGCTTTAAGTTAGATATATCTTTAAAACAAGATAGAGATATTGTAAAAAATTTAGATATAGATTCATTAATTAATAACGCTGCTATAGGAGATTCTGGTTCTGTATCAGAAGTTTCAATTGACAAATATAGAAATGTATTTGAAACCAATATATTTTCTACTTTAGAACTTACTCAAATTGTCTTTAAGAACATGATTAAAAAAAAGGAAGGAAGAATCATTTTTTTATCTTCTTTATCTGGTAGGATAACAATACCCTTTTTATCCCCATATACATCTAGCAAATTTGCTTTAGAAGGAATAGTATCTTCTCTAAAAGAGGAGGTAAAAGAACTTGATTGTTGTAATATTAATATAATCTTAATTGAGCCTGGAGCTTATAAAACTGGCTTTAACCAAAGAAATATTGATAAACAGTTTGTATGGATGAAAGAAAAATCCTATTTTAAAGATAAATTAGTAAAGCTAAAAAAGAAACAATATAATTACTTTGAACTAATGGAACATAAGTCTTTTGATTCTATAGTAAGTCAATATATAAATGCCATAGAAGATAAATCTCCTAAATTTAGATATAAAGCTCCTTTAGTTCAAAGTGCCTTTACTCAGGGACAAAGAATACTAGGTAAATAA
- a CDS encoding ABC transporter permease has protein sequence MKNVIGVVLKKELLDLFRDKKTLILSILIPIILLPIMSFAIGKMAKSDSDKVQNNLKIAIEDQGNSSFSKFIKSHKNVKVINSKDIDEDIKEGDVYLQIKIPKEFDENISKDSNEKIELKYDNSSNDAMTAVSMIKNYIDEYSKQIVSKRLEKKNIDQSILTPINVEDKVVGSKEDGFGKLMASMMIPLLLMLYSATSTIGAAVDLGAGEKERGTLEPLLTTKAGRTSLLVGKFLAITVMGILMSCAYLIGIIITMKQPNGMFGNAGLNLGPATLVLIMILPILYTMVFGALQLAISIYAKSFKEAQTYLSPITIIAMVLIYMVMMKDPKNIGMLYFNIPLTNGVCLMKEFLAGIYNYTHIAITFGWIIVYIVVSISFARYMFSKEEVIFRT, from the coding sequence ATGAAAAATGTAATAGGAGTAGTATTAAAAAAAGAACTTTTAGATTTATTTAGAGATAAGAAAACACTAATATTAAGTATATTAATTCCAATAATTCTTTTACCTATAATGTCTTTTGCTATTGGTAAAATGGCAAAATCAGATAGTGATAAGGTTCAAAATAATCTTAAAATAGCTATAGAAGATCAAGGAAATAGCAGTTTTTCTAAATTTATAAAATCTCATAAAAATGTTAAGGTAATAAACTCTAAAGATATTGATGAAGATATAAAAGAAGGAGATGTATATCTACAGATTAAAATTCCAAAAGAATTTGATGAAAATATATCAAAGGATTCTAATGAAAAAATAGAATTAAAATATGATAATTCAAGTAATGATGCCATGACAGCTGTATCAATGATTAAAAATTACATAGATGAATATTCAAAACAAATAGTTTCAAAACGACTTGAAAAGAAAAATATAGATCAATCTATACTAACTCCAATTAATGTTGAGGATAAAGTAGTTGGAAGTAAAGAAGATGGTTTTGGAAAATTAATGGCTTCAATGATGATTCCTTTACTTTTGATGCTCTATAGCGCAACCAGTACAATTGGAGCAGCAGTAGATCTTGGAGCAGGAGAGAAAGAAAGAGGAACACTTGAACCACTTCTTACAACAAAAGCAGGAAGAACATCTTTACTTGTAGGAAAATTTTTAGCAATAACAGTAATGGGAATATTAATGTCCTGTGCTTATCTCATTGGAATAATAATTACAATGAAGCAGCCTAATGGAATGTTTGGAAATGCAGGACTAAATTTAGGACCAGCTACTTTAGTTCTTATTATGATTTTACCTATTTTATATACAATGGTATTTGGAGCACTTCAACTTGCCATTAGTATCTATGCAAAATCATTTAAAGAAGCTCAAACATATCTAAGTCCTATAACTATTATAGCTATGGTATTAATTTATATGGTTATGATGAAAGACCCTAAAAATATAGGAATGCTTTATTTTAATATCCCACTTACAAATGGAGTTTGTCTTATGAAAGAGTTTTTAGCTGGAATTTATAACTATACTCACATAGCAATAACCTTTGGCTGGATAATTGTATATATAGTTGTATCTATTTCATTTGCAAGATATATGTTCTCAAAAGAAGAAGTTATATTTAGAACATAA
- a CDS encoding ATP-binding cassette domain-containing protein, which produces MIEAKNLTKRFKKGVTAVDGINFKANDGEILGLLGENGAGKTTTLRMLATMLKITEGEALINGHDVNKEADKVRGEIGILFGGEVGLYDRLTARENIKYFAELNGMSKEETNKSIEELAKNLDMTEYLDRRVGKFSRGMKQKVAIARSIVHNPSVVLFDEPTIGLDVTSAKIVQDFILKCKSDGRTIIFSSHTIPEIEKLCDRIVIIHKGKIVEEGKLKELEEKYNNSIEEIFINLIAK; this is translated from the coding sequence ATGATTGAAGCTAAAAATTTAACTAAACGATTTAAAAAAGGTGTAACAGCAGTAGATGGCATAAACTTTAAAGCAAATGATGGAGAAATACTTGGTTTGCTTGGAGAAAATGGAGCAGGTAAAACAACAACTCTTAGAATGCTTGCTACTATGCTTAAAATCACAGAGGGTGAAGCGCTGATAAATGGTCATGATGTAAACAAAGAAGCAGATAAGGTAAGAGGAGAAATAGGTATTTTGTTTGGTGGTGAAGTTGGACTTTATGACAGACTTACAGCAAGGGAAAATATAAAATATTTTGCAGAGCTTAATGGTATGTCTAAAGAAGAAACTAATAAAAGTATAGAGGAGCTTGCAAAAAATTTAGACATGACAGAATATCTGGATAGAAGAGTTGGAAAATTTTCAAGGGGTATGAAGCAAAAAGTAGCTATTGCAAGATCTATAGTACATAATCCATCTGTTGTTTTATTTGATGAGCCAACTATAGGATTAGATGTTACCTCTGCAAAAATTGTACAAGATTTCATATTAAAATGTAAAAGTGATGGAAGAACTATTATATTCTCAAGTCACACAATACCAGAAATAGAAAAGCTATGTGATAGAATTGTTATAATTCATAAAGGTAAAATAGTAGAAGAAGGAAAGCTTAAAGAACTTGAAGAAAAATATAACAACAGCATAGAAGAAATATTTATAAATTTAATAGCAAAGTAA
- a CDS encoding N-acetylmuramoyl-L-alanine amidase: MKIGIDCGHTLSGADHGAVGIKAESNLTREVGAKVISKLQALGHTVIKCYKDTCSSLQDSLSYRTNTANNNNVDLYVSIHFNAFNGSAYGTEIFTYGGNKFSEATSVLNNIVSLGYTNRGIKDGSNLYVIRNTKAKSMLIECCFCDNSGDMSRYNADKMADAIVKGLVRKTADVSPGGNSGSGGTSSGSTIYGNHYLIKELQQEINSQGFGNVKVDGIVGEATLNAAPIVKKGARGGITKAIQKMLINIGYPVGSSGVDGIFGNDTETAIKAIQKDCNLSVDGIVGRETWKALFRNLK, encoded by the coding sequence ATGAAAATAGGAATAGATTGTGGTCATACTTTATCTGGAGCTGATCATGGGGCTGTGGGAATAAAAGCAGAATCAAATCTAACCAGAGAAGTAGGTGCTAAAGTAATAAGTAAATTACAAGCTTTAGGCCATACAGTTATTAAGTGTTATAAAGATACTTGTAGTAGCTTACAAGATAGTTTAAGTTACAGAACGAATACAGCTAACAATAACAATGTAGATTTATATGTATCTATTCATTTTAATGCTTTCAATGGTAGTGCTTATGGAACAGAGATTTTCACTTATGGAGGAAATAAGTTTAGTGAGGCTACTTCTGTGTTAAATAATATAGTTTCCCTAGGTTATACCAATAGAGGTATAAAAGATGGAAGTAACCTTTATGTAATTAGAAATACAAAAGCTAAGTCTATGCTTATAGAATGTTGTTTCTGTGATAATTCTGGAGATATGAGTAGATATAATGCAGATAAAATGGCAGATGCCATAGTAAAAGGTTTAGTAAGAAAAACAGCTGATGTTTCACCAGGTGGAAATTCTGGTTCTGGAGGAACTAGCTCTGGTTCAACTATATATGGCAATCATTATTTAATAAAAGAACTTCAACAAGAAATAAATAGTCAAGGTTTTGGTAATGTAAAAGTAGATGGAATAGTAGGAGAGGCAACATTAAATGCAGCACCAATAGTTAAAAAAGGAGCCAGAGGTGGAATAACTAAAGCAATACAAAAAATGCTTATAAATATAGGCTATCCAGTAGGATCTTCAGGAGTAGATGGTATATTTGGAAATGATACTGAAACAGCAATAAAAGCTATACAGAAAGATTGTAACCTTTCTGTAGACGGAATTGTAGGAAGAGAGACATGGAAAGCTTTGTTTAGAAATTTGAAATAA
- a CDS encoding NrtA/SsuA/CpmA family ABC transporter substrate-binding protein, whose protein sequence is MKKILSLCMTLLITASMFIGCSSANKKEEGKKDNSKEINLTYVKAPLNVPSILEKEQKSFDKSFEKENIKINWHEITAGPEQTQALASGDLQILHALGGTSAILAGANGVGLKIIGVYSRAPKAFMIISNNPNIKTAKDLKGKKVAGPKGTVLHQLLVGALEKEGLTSKDVDFINMGIPEAFAALNNKNVDAALLAGPVALKAIKNGGKVVANGEGIVDGTIVTAVSRDFLNKHKDLVDKFEATHKETLKYMKEHEEEALKVVSKEVGLTIEETKAMYKWYDFDMTIKDKDIKELEKTQDFMIKNGLQDKKVDIQKLINK, encoded by the coding sequence ATGAAAAAGATCTTATCATTATGTATGACTTTACTAATAACAGCATCTATGTTTATAGGTTGTAGTAGTGCTAATAAAAAGGAGGAAGGAAAAAAGGATAATTCTAAAGAAATTAATCTTACATATGTTAAAGCTCCTTTAAATGTACCATCTATATTAGAAAAGGAGCAAAAATCCTTTGACAAGAGTTTTGAAAAAGAAAATATAAAAATAAACTGGCATGAAATAACAGCTGGACCTGAGCAGACTCAGGCATTAGCTTCAGGGGACTTACAAATTCTTCATGCTCTTGGGGGTACATCAGCTATATTAGCAGGAGCAAATGGAGTGGGTTTAAAAATAATAGGTGTATATAGTAGAGCACCAAAGGCCTTTATGATAATTAGCAATAACCCAAATATAAAAACAGCAAAGGACTTAAAAGGTAAAAAAGTTGCAGGACCTAAAGGAACAGTGCTGCATCAATTATTAGTAGGAGCCTTAGAAAAAGAGGGATTAACAAGCAAGGATGTTGACTTTATAAATATGGGGATACCAGAAGCATTTGCTGCATTAAATAATAAAAATGTAGATGCTGCATTATTAGCAGGCCCGGTTGCTTTAAAGGCTATAAAAAATGGTGGTAAAGTAGTAGCAAATGGAGAAGGAATAGTTGATGGAACAATAGTAACTGCAGTTAGTAGAGATTTTTTAAACAAGCATAAAGATTTAGTAGATAAATTTGAAGCTACTCACAAAGAAACTTTAAAATATATGAAAGAACATGAGGAAGAAGCATTAAAAGTAGTATCAAAGGAAGTTGGACTAACTATTGAAGAAACAAAAGCAATGTATAAATGGTATGATTTCGATATGACAATAAAAGATAAAGACATTAAAGAGCTTGAAAAAACTCAAGACTTTATGATCAAAAATGGTCTTCAAGACAAGAAGGTAGATATACAAAAACTTATAAATAAATAG
- a CDS encoding ABC transporter ATP-binding protein, which translates to MKGYKLTNVIKEFCINGNPVKILDNLTLLLEDNKITVILGRSGCGKTTLLRLLGYLDDVTSGKVEFYDNNILVKPKIGMVFQESRLFPWLNVRENLTFFLNKRDINIENKYLSLMKLEKFGEAYPSQLSGGMAHRVAIGRSLAYEPNMLLMDEPFAALDFFTRAYMQEEILRLYSETNKGIVFVTHNVDEALLIGHKIVILDKGKVLEEYNIDLEFPRDISSEKLLNIKKDIFSKL; encoded by the coding sequence ATGAAGGGGTATAAATTAACTAATGTAATCAAAGAATTTTGTATTAATGGCAATCCAGTTAAAATTTTAGATAATTTAACTCTTTTATTAGAGGATAACAAGATCACTGTTATATTAGGAAGAAGTGGTTGTGGAAAGACTACATTGCTTAGACTTTTAGGATATCTGGATGATGTCACTAGTGGTAAGGTAGAATTTTATGATAATAATATTTTAGTAAAACCTAAAATAGGTATGGTTTTTCAGGAAAGCAGACTTTTCCCTTGGCTCAATGTTAGAGAAAATTTAACATTCTTTTTAAACAAGAGAGATATTAATATTGAAAATAAATATTTAAGCCTTATGAAGTTAGAGAAATTTGGAGAAGCATATCCTTCACAATTATCGGGAGGAATGGCCCACAGAGTGGCTATAGGAAGGTCTTTAGCCTATGAACCTAATATGCTCTTGATGGATGAACCCTTTGCTGCTTTAGATTTTTTTACTAGAGCTTATATGCAAGAGGAAATTTTAAGGCTTTACAGTGAAACTAATAAAGGTATAGTTTTTGTAACCCATAATGTGGATGAAGCATTATTGATAGGTCATAAAATAGTTATTTTAGATAAAGGAAAGGTTTTAGAAGAATATAATATAGACCTAGAATTTCCACGGGATATATCCTCAGAAAAACTATTAAATATAAAAAAAGATATATTTTCAAAATTATAA
- a CDS encoding ABC transporter permease has product MGMVFKLKKHLVVIMILIIWSIGSMLKWWNPYILPTPKEVIVSAGELIKSGDLIKHIAISTLRVFEGFFITICLAIPLGILFGVNKSIYGYFKNLLGFLRHTPPLSLVPLLILWFGIGEKSKIIIIVLASFFPVLLNTISGVEGCSKKLIEVGQTFNFSKISIFKKIIIPWALPNILVGMRLGIGYSWRAIIGAEMVAASSGLGYLILDGQQLSRSSVVIVGILSIGILGCFCDWIFGLLTNKFNYAQEVNNNEGV; this is encoded by the coding sequence ATGGGGATGGTGTTTAAGTTAAAGAAACATTTAGTTGTAATAATGATCCTTATTATATGGAGTATTGGTAGTATGTTGAAATGGTGGAACCCTTATATTCTTCCAACGCCAAAGGAAGTTATAGTATCAGCAGGGGAGTTAATAAAATCAGGAGATTTAATTAAGCATATAGCTATAAGTACTTTAAGAGTTTTTGAAGGATTTTTTATAACTATATGTTTAGCAATTCCTTTAGGCATATTATTTGGTGTTAATAAGAGCATCTATGGTTATTTTAAAAATCTACTTGGATTTTTAAGACATACACCGCCACTATCATTGGTACCACTTTTAATACTTTGGTTTGGTATAGGAGAAAAATCTAAAATAATAATTATAGTATTAGCTTCATTTTTTCCTGTTTTATTAAATACTATTAGTGGAGTTGAAGGTTGTAGTAAAAAATTAATAGAAGTTGGCCAAACATTTAATTTTAGTAAGATAAGTATATTCAAAAAGATCATAATACCCTGGGCTTTACCTAATATTTTAGTTGGTATGAGATTAGGCATAGGGTATAGTTGGAGAGCCATAATTGGTGCTGAAATGGTGGCAGCTTCTTCAGGATTAGGATATTTAATTTTAGATGGCCAGCAGTTATCTCGTTCATCAGTAGTTATAGTAGGAATATTATCAATAGGTATTCTTGGCTGTTTCTGTGATTGGATATTTGGCCTTTTAACCAATAAATTTAACTATGCACAAGAGGTGAATAATAATGAAGGGGTATAA